A genomic window from Aquila chrysaetos chrysaetos chromosome 9, bAquChr1.4, whole genome shotgun sequence includes:
- the CRNN gene encoding LOW QUALITY PROTEIN: cornulin (The sequence of the model RefSeq protein was modified relative to this genomic sequence to represent the inferred CDS: substituted 1 base at 1 genomic stop codon) — MNEKKAPFCLGFSCMLPQICREMAQLQENISGITAAFYTCARSDGNCSPLSREELRQLIEQFTDAMEDPKTIKKVLCFLVDNSNCRVDFSELLSLVFQVTKACWKPLQQHXAPEDSQELTAQEKAGREQLPRLHAAGRVSCNQQVPEQGVNNQGPGH; from the exons atgaatgaaaaaaaagctcctttttgtctgggtttttctTGCATGCTGCCTCAAATTTGCAGGGAGATGGCCCAGCTCCAGGAAAACATCAGTGGCATCACTGCTGCTTTCTACACGTGTGCCAGAAGCGACGGCAACTGCAGCCCTCTGAGCAGGGAGGAGCTGAGGCAGCTCATTGAGCAGTTCACGGATGCGATGGAG gaccccaaaaccatCAAGAAGGTGCTGTGCTTCCTGGTTGATAACAGCAACTGCAGGGTTGACTTCAGTGAGTTGCTCAGCCTGGTTTTCCAAGTGACCAAGGCCTGTTGGAAGCCACTCCAGCAACACTAGGCACCAGAAGATAGTCAAGAGCTGACAGCGCAAGAGAAGGCAGGTAGGGAGCAGCTGCCAAGGCTGCATGCAGCAGGGAGGGTCTCCTGCAACCAGCAGGTCCCTGAGCAGGGTGTGAACAACCAAGGTCCAGGACACTGA